Proteins encoded by one window of Azospirillum thiophilum:
- a CDS encoding allantoate amidohydrolase, giving the protein MPVPSQAAPPTSASPLSGPALLDRIDALAAISAEDGRLSRLYLTPEHRRANDLVAGWMREAGMAVREDAVGNIVGRYEGDRPGLPALLMGSHLDTVRDAGRYDGMLGVLTGIAVVADLNARGRRLPFAVEVIGFGDEEGTRFQSTLIGSRAIAGSFDPAVLETRDAAGIRLADAMTEFGLDPAAWGTAAYRPNEVLAYAELHIEQGPVLEALGRPVGIVTAIAGATRLAVSVEGMAGHAGTVPMTLRRDALAAAAEMILAVEQLCSGQDRLVGTVGRIEASPGATNVIAGKVRFTIDLRADRDPLRLERVGAVRARLEAIADARGVAIAFETLHESPAVACHPALMAQFSAAASAEGLDAPELPSGAGHDAMAVAALTGIAMLFVRCERGISHNPAERITAADAEAGARVLARFVEHFQPANS; this is encoded by the coding sequence ATGCCCGTTCCGTCGCAAGCCGCTCCGCCCACTTCCGCCTCCCCGCTGTCCGGACCGGCCCTTCTCGACCGCATCGACGCGCTGGCGGCGATCAGCGCCGAGGACGGGCGGCTGTCGCGCCTCTACCTGACGCCCGAACACCGCCGCGCCAACGATCTGGTGGCCGGCTGGATGCGCGAGGCCGGGATGGCCGTGCGCGAGGATGCCGTCGGCAACATCGTCGGCCGCTACGAGGGCGACCGGCCCGGCCTGCCGGCGCTGCTGATGGGCTCCCATCTCGACACCGTGCGGGATGCCGGGCGCTACGACGGCATGCTGGGGGTGCTGACCGGCATCGCCGTGGTCGCCGACCTCAACGCCCGCGGCCGCCGCCTGCCCTTCGCCGTCGAGGTGATCGGCTTTGGCGACGAGGAGGGCACCCGCTTCCAGTCGACCCTGATCGGCAGCCGCGCCATCGCCGGCAGCTTCGACCCGGCGGTGCTGGAGACGCGCGACGCCGCCGGCATCCGGCTGGCCGACGCGATGACGGAATTCGGCCTCGACCCCGCCGCCTGGGGGACCGCCGCCTACCGGCCGAACGAGGTGCTGGCCTATGCCGAGCTGCACATCGAACAGGGCCCGGTGCTGGAGGCGCTCGGCCGCCCGGTCGGAATCGTCACCGCCATCGCCGGCGCCACCCGTCTGGCGGTGTCGGTGGAGGGCATGGCCGGCCATGCCGGAACCGTGCCGATGACGCTGCGCCGCGACGCGCTGGCGGCGGCGGCCGAGATGATCCTGGCGGTGGAACAGCTCTGCTCGGGACAGGACCGGCTGGTCGGCACCGTCGGCCGGATCGAGGCGTCGCCCGGCGCCACCAACGTGATCGCCGGCAAGGTCCGCTTCACCATCGACCTGCGCGCCGACCGCGATCCCCTGCGGCTGGAGCGGGTCGGCGCCGTCCGCGCCCGGCTGGAGGCCATCGCCGACGCGCGCGGCGTCGCCATCGCCTTCGAGACCCTGCACGAGAGCCCCGCCGTCGCCTGCCACCCGGCGCTGATGGCCCAGTTTTCCGCCGCGGCATCCGCTGAAGGGCTGGACGCGCCGGAACTGCCGAGCGGCGCCGGCCACGACGCGATGGCGGTTGCGGCGCTGACCGGCATCGCCATGCTGTTCGTGCGCTGCGAGCGCGGCATTTCGCACAATCCGGCCGAACGCATCACCGCCGCCGACGCCGAGGCGGGAGCCCGCGTGCTCGCCCGCTTCGTCGAACATTTCCAGCCCGCAAACTCCTGA
- a CDS encoding M20/M25/M40 family metallo-hydrolase — protein MTDLSSSLAATLDEAVNARFDEEVRFLAELVKVPSDNPPGDCAPHAVRAAELLEAMGFAVERHPVPADLVRANGMVSATNLVVRHRFGDGPAQGPTVALNAHGDVVPPGEGWSSDPYGAAIRDGVMYGRGVAVSKSDFATYAFALRALIASGAPLKGTIELHLTYDEEAGGEIGPKWLLDQRISKPDYAVSASFAYSVVTGHNGCLHLEVQVDGKSAHAARPDTGHDALEAATGILAALYAHRPELAERRSAVAGITHPSLTVGLIQGGINTNVVPDRVTLRLDRRMIPEENPAEVEAELRALIERAAAGREGIRVTIRRILLARPFRSVGDAPRLAALFARHAETVLGVPVGQTGIPLYTDARHYSEAGIPTILYGAGPRDLLEANGHRADEKLVLEDLRKATRVVARALAELLG, from the coding sequence ATGACCGACCTGTCCTCCTCCCTCGCCGCCACGCTCGACGAGGCGGTGAACGCCCGCTTCGACGAGGAGGTCCGCTTCCTGGCGGAACTGGTGAAGGTGCCGTCCGACAACCCGCCGGGCGATTGCGCCCCCCACGCCGTCCGTGCCGCCGAACTGCTGGAGGCGATGGGCTTCGCGGTGGAGCGCCATCCGGTGCCGGCCGACTTGGTGCGGGCCAACGGCATGGTCAGCGCCACCAACCTCGTCGTCCGCCACCGGTTCGGCGACGGCCCGGCCCAAGGCCCGACCGTGGCGCTCAACGCCCATGGCGACGTGGTGCCGCCCGGCGAGGGCTGGTCGAGCGACCCCTACGGCGCCGCGATCCGCGACGGGGTGATGTATGGCCGCGGCGTCGCGGTGTCGAAATCGGACTTCGCCACCTACGCCTTCGCGCTTCGGGCACTGATCGCCTCCGGAGCGCCACTGAAGGGCACGATCGAGCTGCACCTGACCTACGACGAGGAGGCCGGCGGCGAGATCGGGCCGAAATGGCTGCTCGACCAGAGGATTTCCAAGCCGGATTATGCGGTGTCGGCCAGCTTCGCCTATTCGGTGGTGACCGGGCACAATGGCTGCCTGCATCTGGAGGTGCAGGTCGACGGCAAGTCCGCCCATGCCGCCCGTCCCGACACCGGCCACGACGCGCTGGAGGCGGCGACCGGCATCCTGGCCGCGCTCTACGCCCACCGGCCGGAGCTTGCCGAACGCCGCTCCGCCGTCGCCGGCATCACCCACCCGTCGCTGACCGTCGGGCTGATCCAGGGCGGCATCAACACCAACGTGGTGCCCGACCGCGTCACCCTGCGCCTAGACCGCCGCATGATCCCGGAAGAGAACCCGGCGGAGGTCGAGGCAGAACTGCGCGCCCTGATCGAGCGGGCCGCCGCCGGGCGCGAGGGCATCCGCGTCACCATCCGCCGCATCCTGCTGGCCCGTCCCTTCCGGTCGGTCGGCGACGCGCCGCGTCTGGCCGCGCTGTTCGCCCGCCATGCCGAAACGGTGCTGGGGGTGCCGGTCGGCCAGACCGGCATCCCGCTCTACACCGACGCCCGCCATTATTCGGAGGCCGGCATCCCCACCATCCTCTACGGCGCCGGCCCGCGCGACCTGCTGGAGGCCAACGGCCACCGCGCCGACGAGAAGCTGGTGCTGGAAGACCTGCGCAAGGCGACCCGGGTGGTGGCGCGTGCCCTGGCGGAGTTGCTGGGCTGA
- the ada gene encoding bifunctional DNA-binding transcriptional regulator/O6-methylguanine-DNA methyltransferase Ada — translation MARTMEHAKGSQGRSVAEDPRWARVLARDRTADGQFWYSVATTGVYCRPSCPSRPANPENVGLHETLEAARATGFRPCKRCKPDGPSLDAENAAIVAKACRLIESSDAPPSLADLAAVVGRSPGYLHRLFKASTGLTPKDYAVGRRAARVRDNLTADNTVTEAIYDAGFNSSGRFYEKSTEMLGMTPSRYRAGGENEDIRFAVGDSSLGAILVASSAKGVAAILIGDDPDDLARDLQDRFPKARLIGGDAEYEALVAKVVGLVEAPGLGLDLPLDVRGTAFQQRVWQALREIPAGETASYTDIALRIGLPKAVRAVAGACAANNIALAIPCHRVVRNDGALSGYAWGVERKRTFLEREKAAPGPRPAAGLGKAE, via the coding sequence ATGGCCAGGACAATGGAGCATGCGAAGGGCAGCCAAGGGCGGTCCGTTGCCGAGGATCCCCGCTGGGCGCGCGTGCTGGCGCGTGACAGGACTGCCGACGGCCAGTTCTGGTATTCCGTGGCGACGACGGGCGTATATTGCCGGCCTTCCTGCCCGTCGCGCCCCGCCAATCCGGAGAATGTCGGCCTCCACGAGACCTTGGAAGCCGCCAGGGCGACCGGTTTCCGGCCGTGCAAGCGGTGCAAACCGGATGGCCCCTCCCTTGACGCCGAGAATGCCGCCATCGTCGCGAAGGCGTGCCGGCTGATCGAGAGCAGCGACGCGCCCCCGTCACTGGCCGACCTTGCCGCCGTGGTCGGGCGCAGCCCCGGCTACCTGCATCGCCTCTTCAAGGCATCCACCGGCCTCACCCCCAAGGATTATGCGGTTGGGCGTCGCGCGGCACGGGTGCGGGACAACCTGACCGCAGACAACACGGTAACGGAGGCGATCTACGACGCCGGGTTCAATTCGAGCGGCCGATTCTACGAGAAATCCACGGAAATGCTCGGCATGACGCCGTCCCGCTATCGCGCGGGTGGCGAGAATGAGGACATCAGGTTCGCGGTCGGTGACTCCTCCCTCGGCGCAATCCTTGTCGCCTCCAGCGCGAAGGGCGTTGCGGCGATCCTCATCGGCGACGATCCCGACGACCTCGCGCGCGATCTCCAGGACCGTTTCCCGAAGGCGCGGCTGATCGGCGGCGATGCGGAGTACGAGGCTTTGGTCGCCAAGGTGGTTGGCTTGGTGGAAGCTCCCGGATTGGGTCTGGACCTTCCCCTCGATGTGCGGGGAACCGCTTTTCAGCAGAGGGTGTGGCAGGCCCTGCGCGAGATACCGGCGGGCGAGACGGCGTCCTACACCGATATCGCACTCAGGATCGGTTTGCCCAAGGCCGTCCGCGCCGTTGCCGGTGCCTGTGCCGCGAACAACATCGCCCTGGCCATCCCCTGTCACCGGGTGGTGAGGAACGACGGCGCGCTGTCCGGCTACGCCTGGGGCGTCGAGCGCAAGAGGACGTTTCTGGAGCGCGAGAAGGCCGCTCCGGGGCCTCGACCGGCCGCCGGCCTCGGGAAGGCGGAATGA
- a CDS encoding 2OG-Fe(II) oxygenase codes for MMTDARMERIDWAGVSAELDAQGWAVFPQLLTASECDGIAGLYGEGAAFRSHVIMARHGFGQGEYRYFSYPLPDLIQRLRTALYSRLSPIANRWNERMGIDVRFPDDHSDFLERCHDSGQTRPTPLLLQYGPGDYNCLHQDLYGEHVFPLQVAILLSNPGDDFEGGEFVLTEQRPRMQTRPAVVPLSKGDAVVFAVNSRPHRGSKGDHRVMLRHGVSKLRKGRRHTVGIIFHDAA; via the coding sequence ATGATGACGGACGCGCGCATGGAAAGGATCGATTGGGCCGGGGTTTCTGCGGAGCTGGATGCCCAAGGCTGGGCGGTGTTCCCACAGCTGTTGACAGCGAGCGAATGCGACGGGATCGCCGGATTGTACGGCGAAGGCGCTGCCTTCCGAAGCCATGTCATCATGGCGCGTCACGGGTTCGGACAAGGGGAGTATCGTTATTTTTCCTATCCCCTGCCCGACCTGATCCAGCGGCTGAGAACCGCGCTCTACTCCCGGCTCTCGCCGATCGCGAACAGGTGGAACGAGCGGATGGGGATCGACGTGCGCTTTCCCGACGACCATTCCGATTTCCTCGAGCGCTGCCATGACTCCGGGCAGACCAGGCCGACGCCGCTTCTGCTGCAATATGGTCCCGGCGACTACAACTGCCTGCACCAGGATCTGTATGGGGAGCATGTTTTCCCCTTGCAGGTCGCAATCCTGCTTTCCAATCCCGGGGACGATTTCGAGGGCGGTGAATTCGTTCTGACGGAGCAGCGGCCGAGAATGCAAACCCGTCCGGCCGTGGTGCCGCTTTCAAAGGGAGATGCGGTGGTGTTCGCCGTCAACAGCCGGCCGCATCGCGGCAGCAAGGGCGACCACCGCGTCATGCTTCGCCATGGCGTAAGCAAACTTCGCAAGGGGCGGCGCCATACGGTCGGGATCATTTTTCATGACGCCGCGTGA
- the alkB gene encoding DNA oxidative demethylase AlkB, producing the protein MTPRERMSETDLFGDEERTNPLAPGAVHLTAFARPVENDLLDAIAGISEAAPFRHMTTPGGWRMSVAMTNCGNVGWVTDRTGYRYDARDPETGRPWPEMPEAFAMLARQAAGKAGFEGFDPDACLVNRYEPGSRLSLHQDRNERDFDCPIVSVSLGLTATFLWGGLSRSDRPRRVRLLHGDVVVWGGPARMTFHGVDTLKDGESPIGPLRYNLTFRKAR; encoded by the coding sequence ATGACGCCGCGTGAGAGGATGAGCGAAACGGACCTTTTCGGCGACGAGGAACGGACCAACCCGCTCGCGCCGGGTGCGGTCCACCTCACGGCATTCGCCCGTCCGGTTGAGAACGACCTGCTGGACGCCATCGCAGGAATTTCCGAGGCTGCACCCTTCAGGCACATGACAACCCCCGGCGGCTGGCGGATGTCCGTGGCAATGACCAACTGCGGCAATGTCGGATGGGTGACGGATCGGACGGGCTATCGCTACGATGCCCGCGATCCTGAAACGGGTCGGCCATGGCCCGAAATGCCCGAGGCCTTCGCCATGCTGGCACGCCAGGCGGCCGGGAAGGCCGGCTTCGAGGGCTTCGACCCGGACGCCTGTCTGGTCAATCGCTATGAGCCGGGCTCACGGCTATCGCTGCATCAGGACCGCAACGAGCGGGACTTCGACTGTCCGATCGTCTCCGTGTCGCTCGGCCTCACCGCCACTTTCCTGTGGGGCGGTCTCAGTCGCTCCGATCGGCCTCGACGGGTGCGCCTCTTGCATGGCGACGTCGTCGTTTGGGGAGGGCCCGCGCGGATGACGTTTCATGGTGTCGATACCCTGAAGGACGGCGAAAGCCCCATCGGCCCCCTCCGCTACAATCTCACGTTCCGGAAGGCCCGGTAG
- a CDS encoding alpha/beta fold hydrolase — MKATPVVFDGCFGWLHPADGLRGVVLCGPYGYEELCAHRAWKTFAERLAAAGLPTLRFDFPGSGDSAGDDSEPDRVRAWLDGIKAAVRRLREDTGVTELVLVGFRMGGLLATAAALELAEEGQGVDRLVLLSPITSGRKAVRELQTLSTMVLRPTCNPEPPERASWLNVIGMPLTPETALALGGLDPCDRPAVPAPRILIADRPEARAAVRLAARWRTLGAMAEPMGLGGMIELTQQPQRARAAAVFEPVLAWIAAAPVAAGATPPPDRPAGLMTATAVERPVFFGTAPELFGIYCTPVLAGPAGGRPAILFLNSGATHHVGSGRATVVQARRLAARGHASLRIDAAGIGDSPDRPGAPDNLLYNREVVADVRAALDWLERQGHERIVVIGLCAGGTPALHAGMGDDRVVGQIALNPGRFELGGGTAVTELMRTVAHRSAREYLREALKPARLRASFRNRARLMGLTGRLAARFLRRALIRTGLTRHALRMFRRLSAEGRRVLVVYGSDDMTLAEFYLHLGEGGRALDGLPGIEVVYLDHSDHSVTVWEARDRLDRLIDRHLAAIDCPAQAGTNSACLGGWELGLPPGLPPGLPSGERVG, encoded by the coding sequence ATGAAGGCGACACCGGTGGTGTTCGATGGGTGTTTCGGATGGCTGCATCCGGCGGACGGGCTGCGGGGTGTCGTCCTGTGCGGCCCTTACGGCTATGAGGAGCTCTGCGCCCATCGCGCTTGGAAAACCTTCGCGGAAAGACTGGCGGCGGCCGGCCTGCCCACCTTGCGCTTCGACTTTCCCGGATCAGGCGATTCCGCCGGCGACGACAGCGAGCCCGACCGGGTGCGCGCCTGGCTGGACGGGATCAAGGCGGCGGTCCGCCGCCTGCGCGAGGACACCGGCGTCACCGAACTGGTTCTGGTCGGCTTCCGCATGGGCGGGCTGCTCGCCACCGCGGCAGCGCTCGAACTGGCGGAGGAGGGGCAGGGCGTCGACCGGCTGGTCCTGCTGTCGCCGATCACCTCCGGCCGCAAGGCGGTGCGCGAGCTGCAGACGCTGTCGACCATGGTGCTGCGCCCGACCTGTAACCCGGAGCCGCCGGAGCGCGCGTCCTGGCTGAACGTGATCGGCATGCCGCTGACGCCGGAAACCGCGCTGGCGCTTGGCGGGCTCGACCCCTGCGACCGGCCGGCGGTGCCGGCCCCGCGCATCCTGATCGCCGACCGGCCGGAGGCCAGGGCGGCGGTGCGGCTGGCGGCGCGCTGGCGGACGCTGGGTGCCATGGCCGAGCCGATGGGCCTCGGCGGCATGATCGAACTGACGCAGCAGCCGCAGCGTGCCCGGGCCGCCGCGGTATTCGAGCCCGTCCTGGCCTGGATCGCCGCTGCCCCCGTCGCCGCCGGCGCCACCCCGCCGCCGGACCGCCCGGCCGGGCTGATGACGGCGACCGCGGTCGAGCGCCCGGTCTTCTTCGGGACGGCGCCGGAGCTGTTCGGCATCTACTGCACGCCGGTGCTGGCCGGGCCGGCCGGCGGCCGGCCGGCCATCCTGTTCCTAAACAGCGGCGCCACCCACCATGTCGGCTCCGGCCGCGCCACGGTGGTGCAGGCCCGGCGGCTGGCGGCGCGCGGCCATGCCTCGCTCCGGATCGACGCGGCCGGCATCGGCGACAGCCCCGACCGGCCGGGGGCGCCCGACAATCTGCTCTACAACCGCGAGGTCGTCGCCGACGTGCGCGCCGCGCTGGACTGGCTGGAGCGGCAGGGGCACGAGCGCATCGTCGTCATCGGCCTGTGCGCCGGCGGCACGCCGGCCCTCCATGCCGGGATGGGCGACGACCGCGTGGTCGGGCAGATCGCGCTGAACCCCGGCCGGTTCGAGCTGGGCGGCGGTACCGCCGTGACCGAGCTGATGCGGACGGTCGCCCACCGTTCCGCCAGGGAGTATCTGCGCGAGGCGCTGAAGCCCGCCCGCCTGCGCGCCAGCTTCCGCAACCGCGCCCGGCTGATGGGATTGACCGGCCGGCTGGCGGCCCGCTTCCTCCGCCGGGCGCTGATCCGGACCGGCCTGACCCGCCACGCGCTGCGCATGTTCCGTCGCCTGTCGGCCGAAGGGCGGCGGGTGCTGGTGGTCTATGGCAGCGACGACATGACGCTTGCCGAATTCTACCTGCATCTGGGCGAGGGCGGGCGCGCGCTCGACGGGCTGCCGGGGATCGAGGTGGTCTATCTCGACCATTCCGACCACAGCGTGACGGTATGGGAGGCGCGCGACCGGCTGGACCGGCTGATCGACCGCCATCTTGCAGCGATCGACTGCCCCGCCCAGGCCGGCACGAACTCGGCCTGCCTGGGCGGTTGGGAGCTTGGGTTGCCGCCCGGACTGCCGCCCGGACTGCCGTCGGGGGAACGGGTGGGGTAG
- a CDS encoding glycosyl hydrolase 2 galactose-binding domain-containing protein, whose protein sequence is MARIRSVTGQRITALTEGWTMAPCAPGGEESGERFPAPVPGTAAQALQAAGLWSAEAPAALHDRDVLYRTRLYGHGPRILRFHGLATIAEVRLDGERILTSDSMFLAHEVPVMLDGEAELAIRFHALYPVLAAKKGRARWRPKLAEPAALRFVRTTLLGHMPGWCPPIHAVGPYRPVELVEQTGPFRVLAADLRSSYDGRDGRLSLRLTVEGASPGMAAGMVGSVEVVGRVAPLVFDGIDAFRADMTLPGIEPWWPHTHGEPVLHSVAARIGGVTVDLGRVGFRSIDVDRGPDGNGFALLVNGERVFCRGGCWVPVDLIGLPAGRAAYEPELRRMREAGANMVRVGGTMLYEGDAFFELCDELGILVWQDAMLANFDYPTDPAFLESLRAEIAQLLDRSQASPSLAVLCGGSEMEQQAAMLGLPRASWTQPALTAVIEETAARLRPDLVRVANSPSGGALPFVADAGVTHYYGVGAYMRPLEDARRAGVHFAAECLAFSNLPEGGQTGVPALHHPRWKEGVPRDPGASWDFEDVREHYLEALYAVDPRRLRHEDPDRYLRLSRAVTGEVMQAVFDEWRRAGSGSAGGLVWQWRDLRPGAGWGVVAADGTPKPAWHALKRAFRPQRVILTDEGVNGLAVHLVNDGPRPVEAVLRLTAWRDGTVPVLKAERPVTLPARGAVRLAAAELSDRFFDTTYTYRFGPIPHDVVTAQLLSAERGMERIDDAHYFPMGRSLPRVDPGLTAVVGRQEDQWELRLSTKRFACSVHVEDERFQAEEAWFHLPPGAERVVRLLPRQGCRPGDVAEIAGFGVTDGTAPAGGWLPDGEVHALNAQAPVRYRGNA, encoded by the coding sequence ATGGCGCGCATCCGATCGGTCACCGGACAACGGATCACCGCCCTCACCGAGGGGTGGACGATGGCGCCCTGCGCGCCCGGCGGGGAGGAAAGCGGGGAGCGGTTCCCGGCGCCGGTTCCCGGCACCGCCGCCCAGGCGCTCCAGGCCGCCGGGCTGTGGTCGGCCGAGGCACCAGCCGCGCTGCATGACCGGGACGTCCTCTACCGCACGCGGCTGTACGGGCATGGTCCCCGCATCCTGCGCTTCCACGGCCTCGCCACCATCGCCGAGGTCCGGCTGGATGGCGAGCGCATCCTGACCTCCGACAGCATGTTCCTGGCCCATGAGGTGCCGGTGATGCTGGACGGCGAGGCGGAGCTGGCCATCCGCTTCCATGCGCTCTACCCGGTGCTGGCTGCGAAAAAGGGCCGCGCCCGCTGGCGGCCGAAGCTGGCCGAGCCGGCGGCGCTGCGCTTCGTCCGCACCACGCTGCTCGGCCATATGCCGGGCTGGTGCCCGCCGATCCATGCCGTCGGCCCCTACCGGCCGGTGGAACTGGTCGAGCAGACCGGCCCTTTCCGCGTGCTGGCCGCCGACCTGCGCAGCAGTTACGACGGCCGCGACGGCCGGCTGTCGCTGCGGCTGACGGTGGAGGGTGCATCGCCCGGCATGGCGGCGGGGATGGTCGGCTCGGTCGAGGTCGTTGGCCGGGTGGCGCCGCTGGTCTTTGACGGCATCGACGCCTTCCGCGCCGACATGACCCTGCCCGGCATCGAGCCCTGGTGGCCGCATACCCATGGCGAGCCGGTGCTGCACAGCGTGGCCGCCCGCATCGGCGGGGTGACGGTCGATCTGGGGCGTGTCGGCTTCCGCTCGATCGACGTCGACCGCGGGCCCGACGGCAACGGCTTCGCCCTGCTGGTGAATGGCGAGCGCGTGTTCTGCCGCGGCGGCTGCTGGGTGCCGGTCGATCTGATCGGGCTGCCGGCCGGCCGCGCCGCCTATGAGCCGGAGCTGCGCCGGATGCGCGAGGCCGGGGCCAACATGGTCCGGGTCGGCGGCACCATGCTGTATGAGGGCGACGCCTTCTTCGAGCTGTGCGACGAGCTGGGCATCCTGGTCTGGCAGGACGCCATGCTCGCCAATTTCGACTATCCGACCGACCCGGCCTTCCTGGAGAGCCTGCGGGCGGAGATCGCGCAGCTGCTCGACCGCAGCCAGGCATCGCCGTCGCTGGCGGTGCTGTGCGGCGGCAGCGAGATGGAGCAGCAGGCGGCAATGCTGGGCCTGCCGCGCGCCTCCTGGACCCAGCCGGCGCTGACCGCGGTGATCGAGGAGACGGCGGCGCGGCTGCGGCCGGATTTGGTCCGGGTGGCGAACTCGCCCAGCGGCGGGGCGCTGCCCTTCGTCGCCGATGCCGGCGTGACCCATTACTATGGTGTCGGCGCCTATATGAGGCCGCTGGAGGACGCCCGGCGGGCGGGGGTGCACTTCGCCGCCGAATGCCTCGCCTTCTCCAACCTGCCGGAGGGCGGGCAAACGGGAGTCCCGGCGCTGCATCATCCGCGCTGGAAGGAAGGGGTGCCGCGCGATCCCGGCGCCTCCTGGGACTTCGAGGATGTGCGCGAACATTACCTGGAGGCGCTGTACGCGGTGGACCCGCGCCGGTTGCGCCACGAGGATCCGGACCGCTACCTCCGACTGTCGCGCGCGGTGACCGGCGAGGTGATGCAGGCGGTGTTCGATGAGTGGCGCCGGGCCGGCTCGGGCAGCGCCGGCGGGCTGGTCTGGCAATGGCGCGACCTTCGGCCCGGCGCCGGCTGGGGGGTGGTCGCAGCCGACGGCACGCCGAAGCCGGCCTGGCACGCACTGAAGCGCGCATTCCGCCCGCAGCGGGTCATCCTGACCGACGAGGGGGTGAACGGGCTGGCCGTCCATCTGGTCAATGACGGTCCCCGGCCGGTCGAGGCGGTGTTGCGCCTGACAGCATGGCGCGACGGGACGGTCCCGGTGCTGAAGGCCGAGCGGCCGGTGACGCTGCCGGCGAGAGGAGCGGTCCGCCTTGCCGCGGCGGAGCTGTCCGACCGCTTTTTCGACACAACCTACACCTATAGGTTCGGGCCAATCCCACACGATGTGGTGACGGCGCAATTGCTGTCGGCCGAAAGGGGCATGGAACGAATTGACGACGCTCATTATTTTCCAATGGGACGGTCGCTGCCCCGTGTCGACCCCGGCCTGACCGCCGTGGTCGGTCGGCAGGAAGACCAGTGGGAGTTGCGGCTTTCCACCAAGCGGTTCGCCTGCTCGGTCCATGTCGAGGACGAGCGGTTCCAGGCGGAGGAAGCGTGGTTCCATCTGCCGCCCGGCGCCGAACGGGTGGTCCGCCTGCTGCCACGGCAGGGCTGCCGGCCGGGGGATGTGGCGGAGATTGCAGGGTTTGGGGTCACGGACGGGACTGCACCGGCCGGGGGCTGGCTGCCGGATGGCGAGGTCCATGCGCTGAACGCGCAGGCACCCGTCCGCTACAGGGGGAACGCATGA
- a CDS encoding DUF1839 family protein — MAGTGPQAAVGLTGAMWTAHRPDGYDCHSLHRGERIWPETNCYVDLWIEALHARGLEPLAMLGFTVTQDFEGDQFTFFKVPLEDLETLYGLRVQELAIYEAVEAHVAEQAARGRLVLVEVDGFHLPDTRGTSYGTTHVKTTVGITRIDPAAMRMDYFHNAGFHRLEGADYDGLMAAAAGPLYPYVEFVKPAAPPLEGRALVGASLELLRRHLARRPAGNPVAAYRAAFPEHLDRLLARPMEYFHLYAFNLLRQLGANFELLGAHVRWLDGPAEVEEACRSVAEGTKAMQFQLARTVARRKAPDLSDGFDRLERAYDTALGGLARRCG, encoded by the coding sequence ATGGCCGGCACCGGTCCGCAAGCTGCTGTGGGGCTGACGGGCGCCATGTGGACCGCGCACCGCCCCGACGGCTACGACTGCCATTCCCTGCATCGGGGCGAGCGCATCTGGCCGGAGACCAACTGCTACGTCGATTTGTGGATCGAGGCGCTGCATGCCCGTGGGCTGGAGCCGCTGGCGATGCTGGGATTCACCGTCACCCAGGATTTCGAGGGCGACCAGTTCACCTTCTTCAAGGTGCCGCTGGAGGATCTGGAGACCCTGTACGGCCTGCGCGTGCAGGAGCTGGCGATCTACGAGGCGGTCGAGGCCCATGTGGCGGAGCAGGCGGCGCGCGGCCGGCTGGTGCTGGTGGAGGTCGACGGCTTCCATCTGCCGGACACCCGCGGCACCTCCTATGGCACCACCCATGTCAAGACCACGGTCGGCATCACCCGCATCGACCCGGCGGCGATGAGGATGGACTATTTCCACAATGCCGGCTTCCACCGGCTGGAGGGTGCCGATTACGACGGACTGATGGCCGCCGCGGCCGGGCCGCTGTACCCCTATGTGGAGTTCGTGAAGCCGGCGGCTCCGCCGCTGGAGGGCCGGGCGCTGGTGGGAGCGTCGCTGGAACTGCTGCGCCGCCATCTGGCGCGACGGCCGGCGGGCAACCCGGTGGCGGCCTACCGCGCCGCCTTCCCGGAGCATCTGGACCGGCTGCTGGCCCGGCCGATGGAGTATTTCCACCTCTACGCCTTCAACCTGCTGCGCCAGCTCGGCGCCAATTTCGAGCTGCTGGGCGCCCATGTCCGCTGGCTCGACGGTCCCGCCGAGGTGGAAGAGGCCTGCCGGTCGGTCGCCGAGGGCACCAAGGCGATGCAGTTCCAGCTCGCCCGCACGGTGGCGAGGCGCAAGGCGCCGGACCTGAGCGACGGCTTCGACCGGCTGGAGCGTGCCTATGACACCGCATTGGGCGGTCTGGCCCGCCGCTGCGGGTGA